The genomic interval AAGGCATTATCACAGCTTGTGGTGGCTTGCTCGACGCCACAGCTACTGCGATTCCGACGCCGACGACATCATGCAGGAAGCGATGCTCAAGGCTGCACGTAACCTAGGACGATACCGTGGCGATTCCTCACTGAGCACCTGGCTTTATCGTCTTGTCTTTAACACCGCCTACGACCACATTCATCGCTGCACACATCGAGACAATCTCCCGTTAGAACCATTCCTAGGAGCACACGCTCAGCTAGATTGTGCACTCAGCCATGATCCGCTCAGAGATCACGCTATGTCCATGTCAATAGCCCAAGCGGTAGACGTGTTACCACCCGAACAAAGAAATGCCATCCTCTTGGTGGATTTCGCTGGCTACGACGTTGACGTCGCTGCACAGATAGAGAAAGTTCGACCTGGAACAATCAAATCGCGCCGGGCTCGAGCACGAAAAACCCTGAGAGATCTCCTTATTCCCGTTATCGAAGAGCTGTAG from Corynebacterium ulcerans carries:
- a CDS encoding sigma-70 family RNA polymerase sigma factor; protein product: MSCAVTATAIEHDAATSKTVTNAMRHKVGDRHELSVKNIERQAQQHITKIHDTDLVIQFLEGDNQAFDEIAKRHYHSLWWLARRHSYCDSDADDIMQEAMLKAARNLGRYRGDSSLSTWLYRLVFNTAYDHIHRCTHRDNLPLEPFLGAHAQLDCALSHDPLRDHAMSMSIAQAVDVLPPEQRNAILLVDFAGYDVDVAAQIEKVRPGTIKSRRARARKTLRDLLIPVIEEL